The Maridesulfovibrio sp. genomic sequence TTCCGATACCCACCGCCATTTCGGCACTCTAAAGGAAATGGTGGAAAAATATGAGTTCACTCATGAACAGCACCTTGAGATTCTTGCCTACTGCAAAGAAAAAGGCGTGGATTTCATGTCTTCCGCTTTTTCTCCCGAAGAAGTGGATATGCTTTTGGATATGGGCATAGATTACATCAAGCTTGCTTCCATGGATGTGACACATTTGCCGCTGCTTAAATATATCGGCAGCAAGGGATGTCAGGTACTGCTTTCCACCGGCATGGCAAGTATGGGCGAAATTGAGACCGCGGTGCGGACATTGAGAGAGGCCGGTTCCGGGCCTATCCTGCTTTTTCATTGTATTTCAATTTATCCTCCGGAATATGAAGATATCCATTTGAATAACATTAAAACCCTGCAACAGGCTTTTGATCTTCCCGTCGGGTTCAGCGACCATACCATCGGATCTTCCATTCCTCTTGCTTCCGTGGCTATTGGGGCTTGCATGGTTGAAAAGCATTTCACCACAGACAAGGATATGGAAGGCTGGGATCACTGGATTTCCGCTGATCCTGCCGAACTGGAAGTTATCTGCAGGCAGGGCATGAATGTCTGGAAAGCTCTCGGCTCAA encodes the following:
- a CDS encoding N-acetylneuraminate synthase family protein; this translates as MEKLNINGRLVGPGEPPYFIAEIGSNHNGDMELCKKMIDSAIECGADAVKFQSWSKKTLISKAEYERNTTYSDTHRHFGTLKEMVEKYEFTHEQHLEILAYCKEKGVDFMSSAFSPEEVDMLLDMGIDYIKLASMDVTHLPLLKYIGSKGCQVLLSTGMASMGEIETAVRTLREAGSGPILLFHCISIYPPEYEDIHLNNIKTLQQAFDLPVGFSDHTIGSSIPLASVAIGACMVEKHFTTDKDMEGWDHWISADPAELEVICRQGMNVWKALGSTVRTVSEAEMEKRKKFRRRLVTTRAVKKGETFKVEDFDFLRPGTGIGPEELDYAVGRVASRDLADGDELEWTDFE